In one Lachnospiraceae bacterium GAM79 genomic region, the following are encoded:
- a CDS encoding ABC transporter ATP-binding protein/permease codes for MKGILRYLRDYKKESVLAPLFKMLEACFELLIPIVMAHIIDTGIKNQDMGYVLRMCLVMIALGIIGLSCSLTAQYFSAKAATGFGTALRSDLFRHITSLSYNEIDTIGTSTLLTRMTSDINQIQTGVNLVLRLFLRSPFIVFGAMIMSFTIDVKSAMTFVVTIPALSIVVFGIMLVSIPLFKKVQARLDKVMLLTRENLEGARVIRAFNRQQKEVDEFDKSTDDLMDIQLYVGRISAFLNPVTYVIINLATVAIIWIAAGQTDIGILSQGKVVALINYMSQILVELVKLANLIINITKSIACAKRINVVFDTKPSITEVAEGSALSEAQKAAGQDVPKVVFDNVALRYGKASEDSLTGISFTAKAGETIGIIGGTGSGKSSLVNLIPRFYDATGGAVKIDGVDVKDYDLRSLRMKVGVVPQKAVLFQGTIAENIRWGKNDATEEEINEALTIAQAKEFVDQKTDGMNFKITQGGKNLSGGQKQRLTIARAVVRKPEILIMDDSASALDFATDAALRRAIKEQTKGMTVFIVSQRASTIMGADQIIVLDDGQVAGIGTHEELLQSCEVYQEICQSQLSANEVSGKKTSAGNAMA; via the coding sequence ATGAAGGGAATATTAAGATATTTACGGGACTATAAAAAAGAATCGGTTCTGGCACCATTATTTAAAATGCTGGAAGCCTGTTTCGAACTGCTGATCCCGATCGTAATGGCACATATTATTGATACCGGTATTAAGAATCAGGACATGGGATATGTTCTTCGGATGTGTCTCGTTATGATTGCACTTGGTATCATCGGCCTGAGCTGTTCTCTGACAGCACAGTATTTTTCCGCAAAAGCAGCAACCGGATTCGGAACGGCACTTCGAAGTGATCTGTTCCGTCATATCACAAGTCTTTCTTATAATGAGATCGATACGATCGGAACATCGACACTGCTTACTCGAATGACCAGTGATATCAACCAGATCCAGACAGGTGTCAATCTGGTGCTCCGTTTGTTCCTACGTTCTCCGTTTATCGTATTCGGTGCGATGATCATGTCATTTACGATCGATGTCAAATCAGCCATGACCTTTGTGGTTACAATACCGGCATTGTCGATCGTTGTATTCGGAATTATGCTTGTCAGCATTCCATTGTTTAAGAAGGTACAGGCAAGACTGGATAAGGTCATGCTTCTGACCCGAGAGAATCTGGAAGGTGCCCGTGTGATCCGGGCATTTAACAGACAGCAAAAAGAGGTTGATGAATTCGATAAGTCAACCGATGATCTGATGGATATTCAGTTGTATGTCGGAAGAATCTCGGCATTCTTAAATCCTGTCACATATGTGATCATCAATCTTGCAACTGTTGCGATCATCTGGATTGCAGCCGGACAGACCGATATCGGTATCCTGTCACAAGGTAAGGTTGTTGCACTGATCAACTACATGTCACAGATCTTAGTTGAGCTTGTAAAGCTTGCCAATCTGATCATTAACATCACAAAGTCGATCGCATGTGCAAAGAGAATCAATGTTGTGTTTGATACGAAGCCATCGATCACAGAGGTTGCAGAAGGTTCTGCTTTATCAGAAGCACAGAAGGCAGCCGGACAGGATGTTCCTAAGGTGGTATTTGACAACGTAGCCTTACGGTATGGTAAAGCATCGGAAGATTCACTGACCGGTATATCCTTTACGGCAAAAGCAGGAGAAACGATCGGTATTATCGGTGGTACGGGTTCCGGTAAGAGTTCTCTGGTCAACCTGATCCCGAGATTCTATGATGCCACCGGTGGTGCGGTTAAGATCGATGGTGTGGATGTAAAGGACTATGATCTCCGTTCCCTTCGAATGAAGGTAGGTGTGGTTCCGCAGAAGGCAGTTCTGTTCCAGGGCACGATCGCCGAGAATATCCGCTGGGGTAAAAATGACGCAACGGAAGAAGAGATCAATGAGGCACTTACGATCGCACAGGCAAAAGAATTCGTTGATCAGAAAACAGATGGCATGAACTTTAAGATTACACAGGGTGGCAAGAACTTATCCGGTGGGCAGAAGCAGCGTCTTACGATCGCAAGAGCAGTTGTAAGAAAGCCTGAGATCCTGATCATGGATGACAGTGCGTCGGCACTTGACTTTGCAACAGACGCAGCTCTTCGGCGTGCGATCAAAGAGCAGACAAAGGGTATGACCGTATTTATCGTTTCCCAACGAGCATCGACGATCATGGGAGCCGATCAGATCATTGTATTAGATGATGGACAGGTTGCAGGTATCGGAACCCACGAAGAATTGTTACAGTCCTGTGAGGTATATCAGGAGATATGTCAGTCACAGTTATCGGCAAATGAAGTATCCGGTAAAAAGACTTCTGCCGGAAATGCAATGGCATAG
- a CDS encoding ABC transporter ATP-binding protein/permease — protein MSKKEKSTSVNKKTLGRILKYIKRYSFLVVLSLICAAISVVLTLYAPIITGHMVDKIVGKGAVDFGALKTLAIRFVIVVAVTAVCQWIMNILNNKVTYHVVNDVRTSAYKKLEQLPLSYVDSHTHGDIVSRVIADVDQFSDGLLMGFTQLFTGVMTIVGTLCFMLSINAVITVAVVVITPVSLFVAAFIAKKTYHMFRKQAEIKGEMTSLVNEMVENQKVVTAFSMEENVNDSFNEVNKRLNKAGLDATFFSSITNPCTRFVNSLVYTGVGIIGAVMAIKGRISVGQLTSFLSYANQYTKPFNEISGVVTELQNALASAARVFELIDEEPEIAEPADAYVIEKADGQVDLSHVDFSYNKDVELIKNLNLKVEPGKRVAIVGPTGCGKSTVINLLMRFYDVDAGAISVDDHDIRQVTRESLRDNYGMVLQETWLKTGTIKENIAYGRPDATDEEIIEAAKQSHAHSFIKRLPEGYDTMISEDGGGLSQGQKQLLCITRVMLDLPPMLILDEATSSIDTRTEIRIQRAFAKMMKGRTSFVVAHRLSTIKESDIILVMKDGHIIEQGNHESLLAQKGFYYTLYNSQFAH, from the coding sequence ATGAGTAAAAAAGAAAAAAGTACGTCTGTCAATAAGAAAACACTTGGCAGAATATTAAAGTATATCAAACGATACAGTTTCTTAGTTGTCCTTTCCCTGATCTGTGCAGCGATATCCGTTGTTCTGACCTTATATGCACCGATCATTACCGGACATATGGTAGATAAGATCGTCGGAAAAGGAGCCGTTGATTTCGGAGCCTTAAAGACACTGGCAATCCGTTTTGTGATCGTAGTTGCGGTTACGGCAGTCTGCCAGTGGATCATGAATATATTGAATAATAAAGTTACCTATCATGTTGTAAATGATGTCCGTACATCTGCATATAAGAAGTTAGAACAGCTTCCGTTATCCTATGTGGATTCTCACACCCATGGTGATATCGTAAGCCGTGTGATCGCAGATGTAGACCAGTTTTCAGATGGTCTGCTGATGGGCTTTACACAGTTATTTACCGGTGTTATGACTATCGTTGGAACGCTTTGTTTCATGTTATCGATTAACGCTGTGATCACGGTTGCGGTTGTTGTGATCACTCCGGTTTCTCTGTTTGTTGCGGCATTTATCGCAAAGAAAACCTACCATATGTTCAGAAAGCAGGCAGAGATCAAGGGTGAGATGACATCACTTGTTAATGAGATGGTAGAAAACCAGAAGGTTGTAACAGCCTTTTCCATGGAAGAAAATGTAAATGACAGCTTTAACGAAGTAAATAAGAGATTGAATAAGGCAGGACTGGATGCGACCTTCTTCTCATCTATTACCAATCCGTGTACCCGTTTTGTAAACAGCTTAGTATATACCGGCGTTGGCATCATCGGTGCGGTCATGGCGATCAAGGGAAGAATATCCGTTGGTCAGCTTACCAGCTTTTTAAGCTATGCAAACCAGTATACAAAGCCATTTAATGAGATCTCAGGCGTCGTAACGGAGCTTCAGAATGCACTTGCATCCGCAGCCAGAGTATTTGAGCTGATCGATGAAGAACCGGAGATCGCGGAGCCTGCGGATGCCTATGTGATCGAGAAAGCAGATGGACAGGTGGATCTGTCTCATGTGGATTTCTCTTATAATAAAGATGTAGAACTGATCAAGAATCTGAATCTGAAGGTTGAACCGGGTAAGCGTGTAGCGATCGTCGGACCGACCGGATGTGGTAAGAGTACCGTTATCAATCTTTTAATGCGGTTCTATGATGTAGATGCCGGAGCCATTTCTGTAGATGACCATGATATTCGTCAGGTAACGAGAGAGAGCCTTCGTGATAACTATGGTATGGTTCTTCAGGAGACCTGGTTAAAGACCGGAACGATCAAGGAGAATATCGCATACGGAAGACCGGATGCGACGGATGAGGAGATTATAGAAGCAGCAAAACAGTCCCACGCACACAGCTTTATCAAGCGTTTGCCGGAGGGGTATGATACCATGATATCAGAGGATGGCGGCGGACTGTCACAGGGACAGAAACAGCTCTTATGTATTACCAGAGTTATGCTTGATCTGCCACCGATGCTGATCCTTGATGAAGCAACATCATCGATCGATACAAGAACCGAGATCCGGATCCAGCGTGCATTTGCGAAGATGATGAAGGGAAGAACGAGCTTTGTCGTAGCGCATCGTTTGTCAACGATCAAAGAATCTGATATTATACTGGTTATGAAGGATGGACATATCATAGAGCAGGGTAATCATGAATCACTTTTAGCACAGAAAGGATTCTATTACACCCTTTACAATTCACAGTTTGCACATTAG
- a CDS encoding acetylornithine/succinylornithine family transaminase, with protein sequence MKVSESGYTKDELLDIVDKYLAEQSRRWNFIEEKGDGMYVYDEEGNEYLDFFGGIAVNSTGNCNKKVAAAIADQCQNVIHASNYAYTLPMILLAKKICETIGMEKVLFQNSGTETNEAMIKMARKYGTDHYGPEHYHIVTAINSFHGRTYGALSATGQPDNACQIGFKPMLPGFTYAEFNNLEDFKSKCTKDTVAIMVEPVQGEGGVYPATEEFLKGLRAYCDETGILLLFDEVQTGWGRCGDTMAFMTYGVKPDMVSMAKAIGGGMPIGALCTSAELASAFTPGAHGSTYAANPVCCAAALAEIDEILDNHLAENAKETGAYFAEQLYSLPYVKEVRGRGLLVGVEFTKPIANEVKHLAVENRLLITAVRPNVIRMAPPLIVTKEQCDKAVQILIKCVSKAAEEADA encoded by the coding sequence ATGAAAGTTAGTGAAAGCGGATATACAAAAGACGAATTACTTGACATAGTAGACAAATACCTCGCCGAGCAGTCCAGAAGATGGAATTTTATTGAAGAAAAGGGAGACGGCATGTATGTGTACGATGAGGAAGGGAATGAATATCTTGACTTCTTCGGCGGCATCGCAGTAAACAGTACCGGTAACTGTAACAAGAAAGTTGCGGCAGCGATCGCAGACCAGTGCCAGAATGTGATCCATGCATCCAATTACGCATATACACTTCCTATGATCCTGCTTGCAAAGAAGATTTGTGAGACGATCGGTATGGAGAAGGTTCTGTTCCAGAATTCAGGAACAGAGACAAATGAAGCAATGATCAAGATGGCAAGAAAATACGGAACCGATCATTACGGACCGGAGCATTATCATATCGTTACAGCCATTAACAGCTTCCATGGCAGAACCTATGGAGCGTTATCAGCAACCGGACAGCCGGACAATGCATGTCAGATCGGTTTCAAGCCGATGCTTCCGGGCTTCACATATGCAGAGTTCAATAATCTTGAGGATTTCAAGAGCAAATGTACCAAAGACACAGTTGCAATCATGGTAGAGCCTGTTCAGGGCGAGGGTGGTGTATATCCGGCAACGGAGGAATTCTTAAAAGGACTTCGTGCTTACTGTGACGAGACCGGCATCCTGTTGTTATTCGATGAGGTACAGACCGGATGGGGCAGATGCGGAGATACGATGGCATTTATGACCTATGGAGTGAAGCCTGATATGGTATCTATGGCAAAAGCAATCGGCGGCGGTATGCCGATCGGCGCACTTTGTACATCAGCAGAGCTTGCAAGTGCATTTACACCGGGGGCACATGGTTCTACTTATGCAGCCAATCCTGTATGCTGTGCAGCCGCACTTGCAGAGATCGATGAGATCTTAGACAATCATCTTGCAGAGAATGCAAAAGAGACAGGAGCTTATTTTGCAGAACAGCTTTATTCCCTTCCGTATGTGAAGGAAGTACGCGGACGCGGACTTCTGGTTGGCGTTGAATTCACCAAACCGATCGCAAACGAAGTAAAGCATCTGGCTGTTGAGAACAGACTGTTGATCACAGCGGTAAGACCAAATGTGATCCGTATGGCACCGCCACTGATCGTAACAAAGGAACAGTGCGATAAGGCTGTTCAGATCCTGATCAAATGTGTGTCAAAGGCAGCAGAAGAAGCAGATGCATAA
- the queF gene encoding preQ(1) synthase — translation MGRTAEEMEDVTLLGNKNVKYSMDYAPEMLQTFINKHQDNDYFVKFNCPEFTSLCPITGQPDFATVYISYVPDVKMVESKSLKLYLFSFRNHGDFHEDCMNIIMKDLIKLMDPKYIEVWGKFTPRGGISIDPYCNYGRPGTKWEEVAWNRMSNHDLYPEKIDNR, via the coding sequence ATGGGAAGAACCGCAGAAGAAATGGAAGATGTAACACTTCTCGGCAATAAGAATGTAAAATACAGCATGGACTATGCACCAGAGATGTTACAGACCTTTATCAATAAACATCAGGACAATGATTATTTTGTCAAGTTCAATTGTCCGGAATTTACCAGCTTATGTCCGATCACGGGACAGCCGGATTTTGCAACCGTATATATATCCTATGTTCCGGATGTGAAGATGGTAGAGAGCAAGTCTTTAAAATTATATTTGTTCAGTTTCAGAAATCACGGAGATTTCCATGAGGACTGCATGAACATTATCATGAAGGATCTGATCAAATTGATGGATCCGAAATATATTGAAGTCTGGGGCAAATTCACTCCGAGAGGCGGTATCTCGATCGATCCATATTGTAATTACGGAAGACCGGGAACAAAATGGGAAGAAGTTGCATGGAACAGAATGTCAAATCATGACCTGTATCCGGAAAAGATAGATAACAGATAG
- a CDS encoding bifunctional folylpolyglutamate synthase/dihydrofolate synthase codes for MNYRETVEYILSIPLFAQKIGTENLASLLERLGNPQDKSKVIHIAGTNGKGSTAKALATILMHAGFHVGLFTSPHLVSINERIRYDDEMISDEDFTWAFEQVRKKFIVHPSFFEVMFAMAAVYYEKKQPDYVIYETGMGGRLDATNVVRPELCIITSVGLDHMEYLGDTIAKIAGEKAGIIKPSVPVVYFKRDAVSSGIIETCAKELDSAVTAVEKSNYIINEIDDKTIDFSFHNRYYNYDHLRIPKTSLYQVENTCLAVASFDILMQIRDMEYEKNAGADVRIEQAVRSGLLDFSWEGRMEEIAPDLFVDGAHNPEAVECYCRTLRTLYTKKKKILVFAAVKDKDYDTMIRDLTEELSFEKIIVTSVDNKRKAPVALIADRFRKYTGHAVEAYEDIAEAMNAAIRYKEQITDSAVYCVGSLYLVGEVKRWLSGIKEQSANMEEYHDKL; via the coding sequence ATGAATTACAGGGAAACAGTTGAGTATATCCTAAGCATTCCACTGTTCGCACAGAAGATTGGCACAGAGAATCTTGCCAGTCTTCTTGAACGTTTAGGGAATCCGCAGGATAAGAGTAAAGTGATCCATATAGCAGGAACAAACGGTAAGGGATCAACGGCAAAGGCGCTTGCTACGATACTGATGCATGCAGGCTTTCATGTAGGATTGTTTACATCACCGCATCTTGTCTCGATCAATGAGCGGATCCGATATGATGATGAAATGATATCGGATGAAGATTTTACATGGGCGTTTGAGCAGGTGCGGAAGAAGTTCATCGTTCATCCGTCTTTCTTTGAAGTGATGTTTGCGATGGCGGCTGTTTATTATGAGAAGAAGCAGCCGGATTATGTGATTTATGAGACCGGAATGGGTGGCAGGCTGGATGCAACTAATGTCGTAAGACCGGAGCTTTGCATCATCACATCGGTAGGACTTGATCATATGGAATATCTTGGAGATACGATCGCTAAGATCGCAGGAGAGAAAGCAGGGATCATCAAACCGTCAGTTCCGGTCGTATATTTCAAGCGGGATGCGGTTTCGTCTGGAATCATAGAGACTTGTGCAAAAGAATTGGATTCTGCCGTAACAGCGGTCGAAAAATCAAACTATATAATAAATGAAATAGATGATAAAACCATTGATTTTTCATTTCATAATCGGTATTATAATTATGACCATTTGAGGATACCGAAAACGTCTCTTTATCAGGTCGAAAATACCTGCCTTGCAGTTGCATCCTTTGATATCCTGATGCAGATCAGGGATATGGAATACGAGAAAAATGCAGGTGCTGATGTCAGGATAGAGCAGGCAGTCAGAAGCGGATTGCTTGATTTTTCATGGGAAGGCAGGATGGAGGAGATTGCACCTGATCTGTTTGTAGATGGTGCGCATAATCCGGAAGCGGTCGAATGTTATTGCAGAACACTTCGGACGCTTTATACGAAGAAAAAGAAGATCCTGGTCTTTGCAGCAGTAAAGGATAAGGATTATGATACGATGATACGGGATCTGACAGAAGAACTTTCATTTGAGAAGATCATAGTTACGAGTGTGGATAATAAACGGAAAGCACCTGTTGCATTGATCGCTGACAGATTTCGAAAATACACAGGACATGCGGTGGAGGCATATGAGGATATTGCAGAAGCAATGAATGCCGCTATCCGTTATAAAGAACAGATTACAGATTCAGCAGTCTATTGTGTGGGTTCTCTTTATCTGGTTGGTGAAGTTAAACGATGGCTTTCAGGGATAAAAGAGCAATCTGCAAATATGGAGGAATATCATGATAAACTTTGA
- a CDS encoding tetratricopeptide repeat protein, which translates to MADVLNCKHCGGKILVTGYCSQCGLKSEFVNKALNTSKYYYNIGLDKARVRDMSGAEEALKISLKYDKMNIDARNLLGLVYYETGEVVLALSHWVISVNYFSGRNVAKRYIKEVKGNPHKLETTNNAARKYNQAVNYARQGSKDLAFIQLRKVLSDNPKFVNGYLLMALLLIDDNKYDKARKALKRVIKIDRTNPLAVRYFNEMGHTDEEIMSFRDYPDDDYDADLLFVEDQPRAYVDTDSVDYEGKPVPVGRYKDINFYKYSLAYVFAGLLLGLAVMWFLIMPQHSKNADNESRDVKIAYSEDLADKNTKISSLQDQLDTLTTKNDTLTKQVSEYEKKSKAELADADKVSMQLALKYYNDTQYDKAMTEFDKVLETSPDYDVALYYKALCYLGTEDEDKAKTAFETFLDKCPDSIYYTVAVSLSGVKPSEDAGDGESTVDTTTEGTTQEEGTTQETGTTEPGPDPLNE; encoded by the coding sequence ATGGCAGATGTACTGAATTGTAAGCATTGTGGCGGTAAGATCCTTGTTACCGGATATTGCAGCCAGTGCGGATTAAAGAGTGAGTTTGTAAATAAAGCACTGAACACATCCAAATATTATTATAATATCGGTCTGGATAAAGCCAGAGTCCGTGATATGAGCGGTGCAGAGGAAGCATTAAAGATCTCTCTTAAATATGATAAAATGAACATTGATGCCAGAAATCTTCTGGGACTTGTATATTATGAAACCGGTGAAGTTGTTCTGGCATTAAGCCACTGGGTCATCAGTGTGAATTATTTCAGCGGACGTAATGTTGCAAAACGCTACATCAAAGAAGTAAAGGGAAATCCCCATAAGCTTGAGACGACGAATAATGCGGCGAGAAAATACAATCAGGCAGTAAACTATGCCAGACAGGGCAGTAAGGATCTTGCCTTTATCCAGCTTAGAAAAGTCTTGTCGGATAATCCGAAGTTTGTAAACGGATATTTGTTGATGGCACTTCTTCTGATCGATGATAACAAATATGATAAGGCGAGAAAAGCATTAAAACGTGTTATCAAGATCGACAGAACGAACCCGCTGGCTGTCCGTTATTTTAACGAGATGGGACATACGGATGAGGAGATCATGAGTTTTCGTGATTATCCGGATGATGATTATGACGCAGATCTTTTATTTGTGGAAGACCAGCCACGGGCATATGTAGATACTGACTCGGTTGATTATGAAGGAAAACCGGTTCCGGTTGGCAGATATAAGGATATCAATTTTTACAAATATTCACTTGCATATGTATTTGCGGGACTTCTGCTTGGACTGGCGGTTATGTGGTTCCTTATAATGCCGCAACATAGCAAGAATGCGGATAACGAGAGTCGGGATGTGAAGATCGCTTACAGTGAAGATCTGGCAGATAAAAATACCAAGATTTCGTCATTGCAGGATCAGCTTGATACGCTTACGACAAAGAATGATACATTGACAAAACAGGTGTCGGAGTATGAGAAGAAAAGTAAGGCAGAGTTAGCAGATGCAGATAAAGTATCTATGCAGCTGGCACTCAAATATTATAACGATACACAGTATGATAAAGCTATGACAGAGTTTGATAAAGTATTGGAGACCAGCCCGGATTATGATGTTGCGTTATATTACAAAGCACTTTGTTACCTTGGTACAGAGGATGAAGATAAAGCAAAGACGGCATTTGAAACCTTCCTTGATAAATGTCCGGATTCTATCTACTATACAGTTGCGGTTTCATTATCCGGCGTTAAGCCAAGTGAAGATGCGGGAGACGGGGAAAGCACTGTTGATACTACTACCGAGGGAACCACTCAAGAGGAAGGAACAACGCAAGAGACGGGAACCACAGAGCCCGGACCGGATCCTTTGAATGAGTAA
- a CDS encoding STAS domain-containing protein, producing MNNYEKIGDTILIELPEEVDDYRAAGLVEETEDAFSDSRVRYVVFDFKHTNMMDSSGIGFITRRFRNVYDRGGQAFVINSNDRMERLLTMSGIFKIVTKAGNFEEAYRTVHTS from the coding sequence ATGAATAATTATGAAAAGATTGGGGATACTATACTGATCGAACTTCCTGAGGAAGTAGACGATTATCGTGCAGCCGGATTGGTAGAAGAAACGGAAGATGCTTTTTCTGATTCCAGGGTTCGTTATGTGGTCTTTGACTTTAAGCACACAAATATGATGGACAGCTCCGGAATTGGATTTATAACCAGGCGGTTTCGTAATGTCTATGACCGAGGCGGACAGGCATTTGTCATAAACAGTAATGACAGAATGGAACGGCTGCTTACGATGTCCGGAATATTTAAGATCGTAACAAAAGCAGGAAATTTTGAGGAAGCGTATCGGACTGTACATACCTCATAG
- the spoIIAB gene encoding anti-sigma F factor — MDRNEMKIEFGSDPRNESFARVVVASFMTRTNPTLEEVADVKTAVSEAVTNSIIHGYKGEDGVIEIVSRIANRILYIEITDHGCGIEDVDKAMEPMYTTGTDGRSGMGFSFMEAFMDELTVESEPGVGTVVKMTKKIGTGCAM; from the coding sequence ATGGACAGAAATGAAATGAAAATAGAATTTGGAAGTGATCCAAGAAATGAGAGCTTTGCAAGAGTTGTTGTTGCATCATTTATGACAAGAACAAATCCGACATTAGAAGAAGTGGCAGATGTAAAAACAGCGGTATCAGAGGCTGTTACGAATTCGATCATCCATGGATATAAAGGAGAAGATGGTGTGATCGAAATTGTATCCCGTATTGCAAACAGAATCCTGTACATAGAGATCACAGATCATGGATGCGGAATCGAAGATGTTGATAAAGCTATGGAACCGATGTATACAACCGGAACAGATGGAAGATCAGGAATGGGATTTTCATTTATGGAAGCGTTTATGGATGAACTGACGGTGGAATCGGAGCCGGGAGTCGGAACAGTAGTAAAGATGACGAAAAAAATAGGGACAGGATGTGCGATGTAA
- a CDS encoding sigma-70 family RNA polymerase sigma factor: MENNLDLLLQAKNGDDHAKEKLIEQNLGLVWSVARRFTGRGYDIEDLFQIGCIGLIKCIDKFSFEYDVKFSTYAVPLIQGEIRRFLRDSGAIKVSRSLKEMNMKVEQYRQKIKKEKGYEPEITEIAAALSFDAGDIVMAMEASMEIESLDTPGVLSKTEEYSQDIVDHITLSQLLDRLDPDEQMLIRLRYFEDRTQTETGKALGLSQVQVSRKEKKILEKLKEYV, translated from the coding sequence ATGGAAAATAATCTGGATCTTCTTTTACAGGCGAAAAATGGGGATGACCATGCAAAAGAGAAACTGATTGAACAGAATCTTGGGCTTGTATGGAGTGTAGCAAGAAGATTTACAGGACGAGGATATGACATCGAGGATTTGTTTCAGATCGGATGTATAGGACTGATCAAATGTATTGACAAGTTCAGCTTTGAGTATGATGTAAAATTTTCCACATATGCAGTACCGCTGATTCAGGGAGAAATCAGACGTTTTCTACGGGATTCCGGTGCGATCAAGGTGAGCAGAAGCCTGAAAGAAATGAATATGAAGGTAGAACAGTACAGACAGAAGATAAAGAAAGAAAAAGGTTATGAACCGGAGATTACGGAGATAGCTGCTGCGCTGTCCTTTGATGCCGGAGATATTGTAATGGCGATGGAAGCGTCGATGGAGATTGAATCTTTAGATACGCCCGGAGTCCTATCAAAGACTGAGGAATACAGTCAGGATATTGTGGATCATATTACGTTGTCACAGCTGTTGGATCGGCTTGATCCGGACGAACAGATGCTGATCAGACTTCGATATTTTGAAGACCGTACACAGACAGAGACAGGAAAGGCGCTTGGACTCAGTCAGGTTCAGGTAAGCAGGAAGGAGAAAAAAATTTTAGAGAAGCTCAAAGAATATGTATAA
- a CDS encoding stage V sporulation protein AA has product MAYMVYLQLAENVLAEQRKVRIKDVSKVVADNPDLKNKIEKLVLMNFSTGSKGQQVISILDIIEEIKKNCDEEVSITNLGQPNVVVYYKAFDPSDRIKQTFKFILLCLIAFFGAGFSIISYNSDVNLLGQLDLLQNVFTGGSESGAAIGAVSYSIGLFIGIIIFFNHGTNKKFTDDPTPLQVQMRQYEQEVNQTIITDATRKKDVRDAD; this is encoded by the coding sequence ATGGCATATATGGTTTATCTGCAGCTGGCTGAAAATGTTCTTGCCGAACAGCGGAAGGTTCGGATAAAGGATGTATCAAAGGTTGTAGCGGATAATCCGGATCTGAAGAACAAAATCGAAAAGCTTGTGCTTATGAATTTTTCAACCGGTTCAAAAGGGCAACAGGTCATATCGATTCTGGATATCATTGAGGAGATCAAGAAGAATTGCGACGAGGAAGTCAGCATTACAAATCTTGGCCAGCCCAATGTGGTTGTATATTACAAAGCATTTGATCCGTCAGACCGGATCAAGCAGACATTTAAGTTTATTCTGCTCTGTCTGATCGCATTCTTTGGGGCGGGATTTTCTATCATATCTTATAATTCCGATGTAAACCTGCTTGGACAGCTTGACCTGCTGCAAAATGTATTTACCGGGGGAAGTGAGTCCGGGGCTGCGATAGGAGCCGTCTCCTATTCAATCGGGTTATTTATCGGAATCATCATATTTTTTAATCACGGAACCAATAAGAAATTCACGGATGATCCGACACCGCTTCAGGTCCAGATGCGCCAATATGAACAGGAAGTGAACCAGACGATCATAACGGATGCTACAAGAAAGAAGGATGTCCGGGATGCTGATTAG
- a CDS encoding stage V sporulation protein AB: MLIRLICYAAVAFIGGAAISSGYFAFISLIGVFPKLAEKVKGDRHYMLIECLLAYGAVVGNVIYLFNIRIPLLLPGLAFVTLFGGIFTGCLVGALAEVLNVFPIISRRFSVRRYIPYVIYAVAAGKLVGSIIGLISTGLV; this comes from the coding sequence ATGCTGATTAGACTTATCTGTTATGCGGCTGTTGCATTTATTGGCGGTGCAGCAATATCCAGTGGATATTTTGCATTTATTTCCCTGATCGGTGTATTTCCGAAGCTTGCGGAAAAGGTAAAAGGTGACAGGCACTATATGTTGATTGAATGTCTGCTTGCCTATGGTGCAGTTGTGGGTAATGTCATTTATCTGTTTAATATCAGAATTCCGCTTTTACTTCCCGGTCTGGCATTTGTCACTTTGTTCGGCGGTATATTTACCGGCTGTCTGGTTGGAGCTCTGGCAGAAGTGTTAAATGTGTTCCCGATCATTTCAAGGCGGTTTTCCGTCAGACGGTATATTCCCTATGTGATCTATGCGGTGGCTGCAGGTAAACTTGTAGGATCGATAATAGGACTGATCTCTACCGGACTGGTCTGA